A window of Chryseobacterium aquaeductus genomic DNA:
GCCCACGCAGGATGCTTCACAATGAAATTGAGTGCAGAACTTTCTCAGGCTGGTTTTACACCTGAAGAACTGACTACAAAATCTGTAATCACACTAGATCCTGCTGCAGGAAAAATTATAAAATCTGAATTGACTTTAACGGCAAAAGTTCCGGGAATTTCAGAAGAAGAATTTCAGAAGTACGCAAAAATCGCTGAAGAAGGCTGTCCGGTAAGTGCGGCTTTCAATTTTGAAATCACGCTAAATGCCACATTAGCTTCATAAGCTTAACAAATTTTAATCAATTCAATCAGCTAACATTTTTTCTAAACAGCTGATATTCATTTAAAATCTAAAATAAAATCTGGGTTATCTACGTAACTCAGATTTATTTTTGTTTAAAAAT
This region includes:
- a CDS encoding OsmC family protein, translating into MKRNATAVWNGTVKEGKGHLTTQSTTLNQTQYSFSSRFEEGVGTNPEELLAAAHAGCFTMKLSAELSQAGFTPEELTTKSVITLDPAAGKIIKSELTLTAKVPGISEEEFQKYAKIAEEGCPVSAAFNFEITLNATLAS